Proteins found in one Thalassomonas actiniarum genomic segment:
- a CDS encoding FG-GAP-like repeat-containing protein, whose protein sequence is MKISKKLLSVTVTLACIANIYAGENDAFVRKLTEGEHFIVNRNLPESICGPNDLQHVESYDNRYQNLGFDLAFVDAHQASVGAMKSSASNSAGSYCSGTLISEQLFLTASHCIDSGTTNDVVAFNYQLNATSGVVRNQEFFNIESVLEDGDDNSLDYAILVLQGSPGTRYGWRNVQVQTANEILIIQHPLGEAKQLEAGNDVLSSGNRLTYAQLDTEPGSSGSGVLNNNGNIVAVHTNGGCTSSGGRNSGTSMAAIVDNSSVLPIVNTTGFDSVKLGLAAFGYDAGGWRVANHPRMMADVNGDSLDDVVGFANGGVYTALSNGDGTFATARLGIAAFGYSAGGWRVESHPRMMADVNGDGSADIVGFANGGVYTALSNGNGTFASARLGIAAFGYNAGGWRVESHPRIMSDINGDGRADIVGFANGGVYTALSNGDGTFVPARLGIAAFGYNAGGWRVESHPRMMSDINDDGRADIVGFANGGVYTALSNGDGTFAPARLGIAAFGYNAGGWRVESHPRMISDVNGDGNADIVGFANGGVYTALSNGNGTFSPARLGIAAFGYNAGGWRVENHPRMMADVNSDGRDDIVGFANGGVYTALSNGNGTFSSAQLGVASFGYSAGGWRVENHPRMMADLNGDGSADIVGFANNGVNTALSNR, encoded by the coding sequence TTGAAAATATCAAAAAAACTGTTAAGTGTTACAGTGACCCTGGCTTGCATAGCCAATATTTATGCCGGCGAAAATGACGCATTTGTGAGGAAACTCACGGAAGGTGAGCATTTTATTGTTAACCGTAATCTCCCCGAAAGTATATGCGGTCCGAATGATCTGCAGCATGTCGAAAGCTATGACAACAGGTATCAGAATTTAGGCTTTGATCTTGCCTTTGTCGATGCTCATCAAGCGTCCGTTGGCGCAATGAAAAGTTCGGCAAGCAATAGTGCGGGCAGTTACTGCTCTGGTACCCTTATCAGTGAGCAGCTTTTCCTAACCGCGAGCCATTGTATTGATTCCGGCACCACCAATGATGTTGTTGCGTTTAATTACCAGTTAAATGCTACCTCGGGAGTTGTGCGAAACCAGGAGTTTTTCAACATTGAATCTGTGTTGGAAGATGGTGATGACAATAGCCTGGATTATGCCATTTTAGTATTGCAAGGTTCACCGGGTACTCGCTATGGCTGGCGTAATGTCCAGGTACAGACAGCCAATGAAATACTGATCATTCAGCATCCGCTGGGCGAAGCCAAGCAGCTTGAGGCTGGCAACGATGTGCTGTCAAGCGGTAACAGGCTTACCTATGCCCAGCTCGATACCGAACCTGGCTCTTCAGGATCCGGGGTACTAAATAATAATGGAAATATTGTCGCTGTGCACACGAATGGCGGTTGTACCTCCAGCGGCGGCCGTAATTCCGGTACCAGTATGGCGGCTATTGTTGATAATTCTTCGGTTTTACCGATAGTAAATACGACTGGTTTTGATAGTGTCAAGTTAGGGCTTGCCGCCTTTGGATATGACGCAGGTGGCTGGCGTGTTGCTAATCATCCCCGCATGATGGCAGATGTCAACGGCGACTCCCTGGACGATGTGGTTGGTTTTGCCAATGGTGGCGTTTATACCGCATTATCCAATGGTGACGGTACTTTTGCCACGGCCCGGTTAGGGATTGCTGCTTTTGGTTATTCGGCCGGGGGGTGGCGCGTGGAAAGCCACCCTCGCATGATGGCGGACGTTAATGGTGACGGCAGCGCCGATATTGTCGGTTTTGCCAATGGCGGTGTTTATACCGCCTTGTCAAACGGTAACGGTACCTTTGCTTCGGCCCGGTTGGGCATAGCTGCCTTTGGCTATAATGCCGGGGGCTGGCGCGTTGAAAGCCATCCCCGTATCATGTCAGATATTAATGGTGATGGCCGTGCCGATATTGTCGGTTTTGCCAATGGCGGCGTTTATACCGCCTTGTCTAATGGCGACGGTACTTTTGTCCCGGCCCGGTTGGGCATAGCGGCCTTTGGCTATAATGCCGGTGGCTGGCGCGTTGAAAGCCATCCCCGTATGATGTCGGATATTAATGACGACGGCCGTGCCGATATTGTCGGTTTTGCCAATGGCGGCGTTTATACCGCCTTGTCTAATGGCGACGGAACTTTTGCCCCGGCCCGGTTGGGCATAGCGGCCTTTGGCTATAATGCCGGTGGCTGGCGCGTTGAAAGCCATCCCCGCATGATCTCGGATGTCAATGGCGATGGCAACGCCGATATTGTCGGTTTTGCCAATGGCGGTGTTTATACCGCATTATCAAACGGCAATGGTACCTTTTCCCCGGCCAGGTTGGGAATAGCAGCATTTGGTTATAATGCCGGAGGCTGGCGTGTTGAAAACCATCCCCGCATGATGGCAGATGTGAACAGCGATGGCCGTGACGATATCGTCGGTTTTGCCAATGGTGGGGTTTATACTGCTTTATCCAATGGTAATGGCACCTTTTCCTCAGCACAGTTAGGGGTGGCCTCATTTGGCTATAGTGCCGGTGGCTGGCGTGTTGAAAATCATCCCAGGATGATGGCGGACCTTAACGGTGATGGCAGCGCGGATATTGTTGGTTTTGCCAATAACGGCGTCAATACTGCTTTAAGTAATCGCTAA
- a CDS encoding homoserine O-succinyltransferase has translation MPIKIPDQLPALSILDNENIFVMSEHRAVNQDIRPMEVAILNLMPNKIATEVQILRMLANTPLQINVEFVRIHADESRHTPKEHLDNFYRLFDDIKDKQYDGLIITGAPLALLDYQQVTFWDKICEVFDWAEKNVTSTMFSCWAAHAALYHHYGINRHLREHKLSGVYNHSPLDAREQLTRGFDESFKVPHSRYGYISKEDYLSIPGLKVLAESDTAGVYLAASENKQQVYLTGHPEYDASTLAEEYQRDLQADLSPTIPEFYFPENDPGKSPQSTWRSHGSLLFTNWLNYYVYQITPYKLDADNIQAIHPGV, from the coding sequence ATGCCCATTAAAATTCCGGATCAGTTACCCGCTTTATCCATTCTTGATAATGAGAATATCTTTGTGATGTCAGAGCACAGGGCGGTGAATCAGGACATTCGTCCGATGGAAGTGGCGATACTCAACCTGATGCCGAATAAGATCGCCACCGAAGTACAAATTTTGCGCATGCTGGCCAATACCCCGTTGCAGATCAATGTTGAGTTTGTCCGTATCCATGCCGATGAGTCCAGGCATACCCCTAAAGAGCATCTGGATAATTTTTATCGCCTGTTTGACGATATCAAGGACAAGCAATACGATGGTCTGATCATCACAGGGGCGCCGCTGGCCCTGCTTGATTATCAGCAAGTAACGTTCTGGGATAAGATTTGCGAGGTCTTTGACTGGGCGGAAAAAAATGTTACTTCCACCATGTTTTCCTGCTGGGCCGCCCATGCCGCCCTGTATCATCATTACGGCATTAATCGCCACTTGCGTGAGCATAAGCTTTCCGGGGTCTATAATCACAGTCCGCTGGATGCCAGGGAGCAGTTGACCCGGGGCTTTGATGAAAGTTTTAAAGTGCCGCATTCCCGCTATGGTTATATCAGCAAAGAAGACTACCTTTCTATCCCGGGTTTGAAAGTGCTGGCAGAATCAGATACTGCCGGCGTCTACCTGGCGGCGAGTGAAAACAAGCAGCAGGTTTATCTGACCGGGCACCCGGAATATGATGCCAGCACTTTAGCCGAAGAATATCAGAGGGATCTGCAGGCGGATTTATCGCCAACAATACCTGAGTTTTATTTCCCGGAAAATGATCCCGGCAAGTCGCCGCAGAGCACCTGGCGCAGCCATGGTAGTTTACTGTTTACCAACTGGCTCAACTATTACGTTTATCAAATCACACCTTATAAATTGGATGCCGATAATATCCAGGCCATCCACCCGGGAGTTTAA
- the metH gene encoding methionine synthase, whose protein sequence is MKQSDSFDLFSQQLSSRILILDGAMGTMIQAYKLEEQDYRGERFADWHCDVKGNNDLLVLTQPDIIRDIHREYLEAGADILETNTFNATTIAMDDYEMADISAEINKVAAQLAREVADEYNRKTPDKPRFVAGVLGPTNRTCSISPDVNDPAYRNVTFEQLKTAYIESTLALIEGGSDIILIETIFDTLNAKAAIFAVEEAFEQLNLRLPVMISGTITDASGRTLSGQTTEAFYNSLRHAKPISFGLNCALGPVELRQYVEELSRISDVAVSAHPNAGLPNAFGEYDFSVEDMNSHVKEWAQSGFLNIIGGCCGTTPAHIRGMLDSVEGLKPREIKARDISCRLSGLEALNIAGDSLFVNVGERTNVTGSAIFKRLITEENYDQAIAVALQQVENGAQIIDINMDEGMLDSKAAMVRFLNLIAGEPDIAKVPIMIDSSKWDILEAGLQCIQGKGIVNSISLKEGEEIFRRQATLLRRYGAAVIVMAFDEVGQADTRVRKFEICQRAYHILVNEIGFPPEDIIFDPNIFAVATGIEEHNNYALDFIEAVADIKENLPHAMISGGVSNVSFSFRGNNPVREAIHAVFLYHAIKNGMDMGIVNAGQLAIYSDIPDNLRLAVEDVIQNSDDGATERLLEVAEAFRGQGGSKSSAVDLSWRELPVNKRLEHALVKGINEFIVEDTEAARLEADRPLDVIEGPLMDGMNIVGDLFGAGEMFLPQVVKSARVMKQAVAYLNPFIEAEKTEVSSNGKVLLATVKGDVHDIGKNIVGVVLQCNNYDIIDLGVMVSCEEILRVAREEKVDIIGLSGLITPSLDEMVHVAKEMKRQDFNLPLLIGGATTSKAHTAVKIEPQYQHPVVYVPNASRSVSVVTSLLSDELRPAFMARQTDEYRRVRERHYKKGPRSSLVSLEQARENATPLSFEHYQPKTPNKLGVTVLDELDLTEIRNYIDWTPFFMTWQLSGKYPKILEHELIGEEAKKLFNDANAMLDDLINNGQVKAKAVFGLFPALREQDDLILYQDDTRSQQRMRLHQLRQQSKKPAGQYNRCLSDYVADKASGINDYVGAFAVSAGFGVDELVKVYDQAHDAYNSILLKAVADRLAEASAEYLHMKIRTEYWGYAPDEALDNEALIREQYQGIRPAPGYPACPEHTEKGLLWELLNVEENIGMQLTSSYAMWPGAAVSGWYFAHPDAKYFAVAKVAKDQVLDYAARKEMTLPQAERWLAANLDYEPE, encoded by the coding sequence ATGAAGCAGTCTGACTCTTTTGATTTATTTTCACAGCAACTAAGCAGCAGGATCCTAATCCTCGATGGCGCCATGGGCACTATGATCCAGGCGTATAAGCTCGAAGAGCAGGATTACCGCGGTGAGCGCTTTGCCGACTGGCACTGTGATGTAAAGGGCAATAATGACCTTCTGGTGCTCACCCAGCCGGACATTATCCGGGATATTCACCGTGAATACCTGGAAGCCGGGGCGGATATTCTGGAAACCAATACCTTTAATGCCACGACTATCGCCATGGACGATTACGAGATGGCCGATATCAGCGCGGAAATCAATAAGGTGGCGGCGCAGCTGGCGCGTGAGGTGGCGGATGAGTATAACCGCAAGACCCCGGATAAGCCCAGGTTTGTTGCCGGGGTGCTCGGGCCGACCAACCGTACCTGCTCGATCTCGCCGGATGTGAATGATCCCGCTTATCGTAATGTGACCTTTGAGCAGTTAAAAACAGCTTATATAGAATCCACCCTGGCCCTGATTGAAGGGGGCAGTGATATTATTCTTATCGAAACCATTTTCGATACCCTTAATGCCAAGGCGGCCATTTTTGCGGTGGAAGAAGCCTTTGAGCAGCTGAACCTGCGTTTACCTGTGATGATTTCCGGCACCATTACCGATGCATCCGGCCGGACCCTGTCAGGGCAAACCACGGAAGCTTTTTATAATTCCCTGCGTCATGCCAAACCGATTTCCTTTGGCCTTAACTGTGCCTTGGGGCCGGTGGAATTACGCCAGTATGTTGAAGAGCTCAGCCGCATCAGCGATGTCGCGGTTTCTGCCCACCCCAATGCCGGTTTGCCCAATGCTTTTGGTGAATACGATTTCTCGGTAGAGGACATGAATAGCCATGTGAAGGAATGGGCACAGTCGGGATTTTTAAACATTATCGGCGGCTGCTGCGGTACTACGCCTGCGCATATCAGGGGTATGCTGGACTCGGTTGAAGGGCTCAAGCCAAGGGAAATTAAAGCCCGTGACATTAGCTGTCGCCTGTCCGGTTTGGAAGCGCTGAACATCGCCGGTGACAGCTTATTCGTGAATGTCGGCGAGCGTACCAATGTTACCGGCTCAGCGATATTTAAGCGTTTGATCACCGAAGAAAATTATGATCAGGCCATTGCCGTGGCACTGCAGCAGGTGGAGAACGGCGCCCAGATCATCGATATCAATATGGATGAAGGCATGCTGGATTCAAAAGCGGCCATGGTGCGCTTTTTGAACCTGATTGCCGGTGAGCCGGATATCGCCAAGGTGCCGATCATGATTGACTCCTCCAAATGGGATATCCTCGAAGCGGGGCTGCAATGTATCCAGGGCAAGGGCATAGTGAACTCCATCAGCTTAAAAGAAGGTGAAGAAATCTTCCGCAGGCAGGCAACATTATTGCGCCGTTACGGCGCTGCCGTGATTGTGATGGCTTTTGATGAAGTCGGCCAGGCAGATACCCGGGTGCGTAAGTTTGAAATTTGCCAGCGCGCTTATCATATCCTGGTGAACGAAATTGGCTTTCCGCCGGAAGATATCATTTTTGACCCTAATATTTTTGCCGTAGCCACAGGTATCGAGGAGCATAATAATTATGCCCTCGACTTTATCGAAGCGGTGGCGGATATCAAAGAAAACCTGCCTCATGCCATGATCTCCGGCGGTGTTTCCAATGTTTCTTTCTCTTTTAGGGGCAATAATCCGGTACGTGAAGCCATACACGCGGTGTTTTTATATCATGCCATTAAAAACGGCATGGATATGGGCATAGTCAATGCCGGCCAGCTCGCCATCTATTCCGATATTCCGGATAATTTACGCCTGGCGGTGGAAGATGTGATTCAAAACAGCGACGATGGGGCAACCGAACGTTTGCTGGAAGTGGCTGAAGCCTTCCGCGGCCAGGGGGGCAGTAAAAGCTCGGCTGTGGATTTAAGCTGGCGGGAATTGCCGGTTAATAAGCGCCTGGAACATGCCCTGGTCAAAGGTATCAATGAATTTATCGTTGAAGATACCGAAGCGGCCCGCCTTGAAGCCGACCGGCCTTTGGATGTGATTGAGGGGCCGCTGATGGACGGCATGAATATTGTCGGCGACCTGTTTGGCGCCGGGGAAATGTTTTTGCCCCAGGTGGTGAAATCCGCCCGGGTGATGAAGCAGGCGGTGGCCTATCTCAATCCTTTTATTGAGGCAGAAAAAACCGAAGTCAGCTCCAATGGTAAAGTGCTGTTGGCCACGGTAAAAGGGGACGTGCACGATATCGGCAAAAACATTGTCGGCGTGGTGCTGCAGTGTAATAACTATGACATTATCGATCTCGGGGTGATGGTTTCCTGTGAAGAGATCTTACGTGTGGCCCGTGAGGAAAAGGTCGATATCATCGGCCTGTCCGGCTTGATCACCCCGTCGCTGGATGAAATGGTACATGTTGCCAAGGAGATGAAACGGCAGGACTTTAACCTGCCGCTGTTAATTGGCGGGGCTACCACCTCAAAAGCCCATACCGCAGTGAAAATTGAACCCCAGTATCAGCACCCTGTGGTGTATGTGCCGAATGCTTCGCGTTCGGTTTCCGTGGTCACCAGCTTATTGTCGGATGAATTACGCCCGGCATTTATGGCGCGCCAGACGGACGAATACCGGCGGGTGCGTGAACGTCATTATAAAAAAGGCCCGCGCTCGAGTTTAGTGTCGCTGGAGCAGGCGCGGGAGAATGCGACGCCGCTCAGCTTTGAGCATTATCAGCCGAAAACCCCGAATAAGCTTGGTGTTACCGTACTCGATGAGCTGGATTTAACCGAGATCAGAAACTATATCGACTGGACGCCGTTTTTTATGACCTGGCAGCTCTCGGGCAAATATCCGAAAATTCTTGAGCATGAGCTTATCGGCGAAGAAGCGAAAAAACTCTTTAACGATGCCAATGCCATGCTCGATGATTTGATTAATAACGGCCAGGTTAAAGCCAAAGCGGTGTTTGGTTTATTCCCGGCGTTACGCGAGCAAGATGATTTGATCCTGTACCAGGATGATACCCGCTCACAGCAGCGGATGAGGTTACATCAGCTGCGTCAGCAAAGTAAGAAACCGGCCGGGCAATATAACCGCTGTTTGTCGGATTATGTGGCGGATAAAGCATCCGGCATTAATGATTATGTCGGTGCTTTTGCCGTTTCCGCCGGTTTTGGTGTTGATGAGCTGGTGAAAGTCTATGACCAGGCCCATGACGCCTACAACAGCATCTTGTTAAAAGCGGTGGCGGATCGCCTGGCAGAAGCCAGTGCCGAATATCTGCATATGAAGATACGCACTGAGTACTGGGGTTATGCGCCGGATGAAGCTTTGGATAATGAAGCTCTTATTCGCGAGCAATACCAGGGCATACGTCCGGCACCGGGTTATCCTGCCTGTCCCGAGCACACGGAAAAAGGCCTGTTATGGGAGCTTTTGAATGTTGAAGAAAACATTGGCATGCAACTCACTTCAAGTTATGCCATGTGGCCGGGGGCAGCCGTGAGTGGCTGGTACTTTGCCCATCCGGATGCCAAGTACTTTGCGGTGGCCAAAGTGGCCAAAGACCAGGTGCTCGATTATGCTGCGCGTAAAGAGATGACTTTGCCGCAAGCCGAGCGCTGGTTGGCGGCGAACCTGGATTATGAACCTGAATAA
- a CDS encoding vitamin B12 dependent-methionine synthase activation domain-containing protein, with the protein MSGGYFARSIIRYAKYFALAKVAKDQVLDYAARKEMTLPQAERWLAANLDYEPE; encoded by the coding sequence ATGAGCGGCGGGTACTTTGCCCGCTCAATCATCCGATATGCCAAATACTTTGCACTCGCCAAAGTGGCCAAAGACCAGGTGCTCGATTATGCTGCGCGTAAAGAGATGACTTTGCCGCAAGCCGAGCGCTGGCTGGCGGCGAACCTGGATTATGAACCTGAATAG
- a CDS encoding S9 family peptidase gives MKNILKTALIASTLSLAGMQSLHAEQLSIERIYSSPSLDGPSPKSLSFSPDGNRVTYLQGKTEDLNRYDLWEYNLISKENKLLVDSQELFSGEEVLSDEEKARRERQRIYGQGIMEYTFSKDGTALLFPLNGDIYHYDLASKTSKRLTKTPAFETDVKFSPKGNYVSFIREQNIYAINIKSGKEIRLTKDGKDTIKNGMAEFVAQEEMDRMTGYWWSPNEKHIAFLRVDESPVQTVIRNEIYAEEIKLIEQRYPATGSNNVKIQLATVDLEDQDIRFIDTGKEQNIYLPRVKWLPNSKSLSYQWQSRDQKTLKLNLYNLKSRKQKTLLTETSDHWINLHHDLKFLRDAKSFIWASERDGFKHLYHFNIKGELIAQLSKGAWVVDSLKSIDEENGWVYFTGRADTPLERHLYKVPLDGKAPEHVVRVTKRNGFHSIVFSRDNRSYIDKFSNIQTPQQVSLHQVNGEHITWLEQNQITDNHPIKPYYDDIIMPEFGSLKSDDGKATLYYKLFKPKNMVPGKKYPVIVNVYGGPHAQRVTNKWQGAAMSQYMVQQGYIVYQLDNRGSNYRGTAFEFPIYENLGVVEVADQITGVKFLHTLPYVDKERIGIFGHSYGGYMALMTMFKAGEYFKAGVSGAPVTDWLLYDTHYTERYLSHPQNNAFGYQQSSVFPYVNGLQGPLMVYHGMADDNVLFTNTTKLIKSLQDENKVFELMTYPGSKHSMRGKKVKVHLNNTIMGFFNRHFNVTPAIAESNSKSESKNAASSNEAGTSTGN, from the coding sequence ATGAAAAATATACTAAAAACGGCTTTAATCGCGTCGACTTTATCGCTTGCCGGTATGCAAAGTCTGCATGCGGAACAGTTAAGCATAGAAAGGATCTACAGCTCACCGTCATTAGACGGACCGAGCCCGAAATCATTAAGTTTTTCTCCCGACGGCAACCGGGTCACTTACCTTCAGGGCAAAACCGAAGATTTAAACCGCTATGATCTATGGGAATATAACCTGATCAGTAAGGAAAATAAATTACTGGTGGATTCCCAGGAATTATTCAGCGGTGAGGAAGTCCTGTCCGATGAAGAAAAAGCCCGGCGTGAGCGCCAACGCATCTATGGTCAGGGGATCATGGAGTATACCTTCTCAAAAGACGGCACCGCCTTGTTGTTCCCCCTCAATGGTGATATTTACCATTACGATCTGGCCAGCAAAACCTCAAAACGGCTGACAAAAACCCCGGCATTTGAAACCGATGTCAAATTCTCTCCCAAGGGCAATTACGTCTCTTTTATCCGCGAGCAGAATATTTATGCCATCAACATCAAAAGCGGCAAAGAAATCCGCCTGACCAAAGACGGCAAAGACACCATTAAAAACGGCATGGCGGAATTTGTCGCCCAGGAAGAAATGGATCGTATGACCGGTTACTGGTGGTCGCCGAATGAAAAGCACATCGCTTTTTTACGGGTAGACGAATCTCCGGTACAAACCGTGATCCGCAATGAGATTTATGCCGAAGAAATCAAACTGATAGAACAAAGATATCCCGCCACCGGCAGCAACAATGTCAAGATCCAGCTGGCAACGGTAGACTTGGAAGATCAGGATATCCGCTTTATCGATACCGGCAAAGAGCAAAACATTTACCTGCCGCGGGTGAAATGGCTGCCTAATAGTAAAAGCCTGTCCTACCAGTGGCAAAGCCGGGATCAAAAGACCCTTAAACTTAACCTCTATAACCTGAAAAGCCGCAAACAAAAAACCTTGTTAACAGAAACCTCAGATCACTGGATAAACCTGCATCACGATCTGAAGTTTTTAAGAGATGCCAAATCTTTCATCTGGGCCTCGGAGCGCGACGGTTTTAAACACCTTTATCATTTCAATATCAAGGGCGAACTTATCGCCCAGCTCAGCAAAGGCGCCTGGGTCGTAGACTCCTTAAAAAGTATCGATGAAGAAAATGGCTGGGTTTATTTTACCGGCCGCGCAGATACGCCGCTGGAAAGACATTTATATAAGGTGCCGCTGGACGGCAAAGCCCCTGAGCACGTGGTAAGGGTCACCAAACGCAACGGTTTCCACAGCATAGTCTTTTCCCGGGACAACCGCAGTTATATCGACAAGTTCTCCAATATCCAGACCCCCCAGCAGGTGAGTTTACACCAGGTCAACGGTGAGCATATTACCTGGCTCGAGCAAAACCAGATCACAGACAACCACCCGATCAAACCTTATTACGACGATATCATAATGCCGGAGTTTGGCTCGCTGAAATCCGATGACGGCAAGGCCACCCTGTATTACAAATTATTCAAACCTAAAAACATGGTGCCGGGGAAAAAATACCCGGTTATTGTCAATGTCTACGGCGGCCCGCACGCACAAAGGGTAACCAACAAATGGCAGGGAGCTGCCATGAGCCAGTATATGGTACAGCAGGGTTATATTGTTTATCAGCTGGATAACCGCGGCTCAAACTACCGGGGCACGGCGTTTGAATTCCCCATCTATGAAAACTTAGGGGTGGTTGAGGTTGCCGACCAAATCACCGGGGTGAAATTCCTGCATACCTTGCCTTATGTCGATAAAGAGCGCATCGGTATTTTTGGCCATTCCTACGGCGGTTATATGGCATTGATGACCATGTTTAAAGCAGGCGAATACTTTAAAGCCGGGGTTTCCGGTGCACCGGTTACCGACTGGTTATTGTATGATACCCACTATACCGAACGTTACCTGAGCCATCCGCAAAACAATGCGTTTGGCTACCAGCAAAGCAGTGTTTTCCCATATGTTAACGGCCTGCAGGGACCGTTGATGGTCTATCACGGCATGGCGGACGATAATGTACTCTTTACCAACACCACTAAGCTTATCAAAAGCTTGCAGGATGAAAACAAGGTATTTGAGCTGATGACCTATCCCGGCAGCAAACACAGTATGCGCGGTAAAAAAGTCAAAGTGCATTTAAACAATACCATTATGGGTTTCTTTAACCGCCACTTTAATGTCACCCCGGCGATTGCAGAGAGCAACAGCAAAAGTGAAAGTAAAAATGCTGCCAGCAGCAATGAAGCCGGTACAAGTACCGGCAATTAA